GTGATGCCGAACTTTATTTTCTCCGACTATGGCGACTTTCTCCGTACCGGAGCCAACACCGGCGAAGAGGACGACAAAGACCTTGACCATGTAAACTTCGACATGGAAATCTTCAAGGCCTTTACCGAAGGATACCTGAAGGGGGCAAGCTCTTTCCTCACCGACGTCGAAATAGAGAATCTCCCGTACGCCGCAGCACTATTTCCCTATATGCAGTGTGTGCGCTTCCTGACGGACTACATCAATGGCGATACGTATTATAAGATCAAGTACCCCGAACACAATCTGGTACGCACTCGTGCACAGTTCAGGCTGCTACAGAGTGTAGAGGACTGCATGCCACAGATGCAAGCTTTTATCGACCAATGTCTTAGGTATTAAGCTCTTGACGTTTACTAATGTCAGCTACAGACACACTTTCCTAAAGACAAGAAGACTCCACCGACTTTAGTGGCTCTTCGCACAATCCTTGCGGATACGATGAAGCAGGACTTAAAGTCGCTTAACGTTCAAGTTTTTTGATATAAAAGTTAATCATGAAAGATTATAAAAAAAAGCAGCAGGATAAACAAGCTGAACTTTGTCACATATGCTGTGGAGAAGAGACTGGTGGTAAGTATATCCTTTCTGATGTATGGAACAATATATTCCATGGCATTAGAGAAAAAGTAGAGGAAGCTGACAAATTCAAAGAAATTAAGTGGTGGAAAAGTAGAAAACCAACAGGCAATATGTGTTCCTCGCAGGTTGCATGTATCAATCACCTTTTTTCTTTTCGAGATAATCGAGATGCCGTATTGGCAATTCTCAATGCTCTGCCAAGCCACAAGGGAAAATTTGAAGATGTAGAGACCTATAATGGACATTACATTTCTTTTGAAGTGGAGAGCGACTATGCGCGTGAAAGAATGGGGGAAGATCCCCAGCATCCGACCCAGATAGACGCTCTCATTCTTGCAAAAGATACGGATGGCAAACGCTGGATTATCCCTATCGAATGGAAATACACTGAAAGCTATGGGCCAAAGTCTTTGTACAAAGAAGAGAGGGGCAATCGGTATAATGGATTCATATCCACGATAGGCTGCTTCAAGGAGGATAAAATAAAAGTAGAGGATCTTAAGAACTCTCTATTTTATATCAACCCATTTCATCAAATGATGAGACAAACCCTTTGGGCGAAACTTCTTACGAGTGATGAATGTACTGAGAAGGAACTAAAAGCAGAAGAATATCTACATGTATTCGTGGCTCCTAATGCGAATGAACGACTTTATAAGCCCGAAAGGAGAGATAAAACGCTTAACCGCTTGCACGACCTTGAACGATGGGAGAAAGAATATCTTGCTGACCCCTCACTATTTATCTGTATTGACCCCAAAGACCTTTTTGAGGAAGTTCTCGATCAATTAGGGGAGAGCGAGCTGAAAGAATATTTATCTAAGAGATATTGGTGTGATTAACAAACATAATACGATGTATCTTATTTGGCAAGATGCAGATTGTACTGTGCTTAACGTTCATATAAAAGCTATACTTTTGCCTTTGAAAAGACTGAAGTAACCGTTTCTTTCATGAAGACGGTGCAAGGGAATCCGGTGCAATTCCGGAGCTGAGCCCTCAGCTGTAATGCTTCGATGTCACTTCTCCTAACAAGAGGTGATGGGGTGGATAGTCAATCGCGATGGTCACTGTAGAAGGGCGTAGTCCCCTATGGGAAGGCCGACGAAGACCCGATAAGAAGCTAAGCCAGAAGACCTGCTTTAGTAGATTTGTTCTAATAGAACTCCAGGGATTGAGGAGTGTTTAGAAAAGGCGTATTCTGCCGATTCGTCATTGGGCTTTGCATATTTGATTAGGCAAGCAGGTCAATGTATCATCTTTCGGCGGTTTTCAAGATCCATCGGTTCGTTCCGATGGTCTCTTTCTTTGCAGCATCCTTGTCCCGCTCTTATGTGACATTTTTTAGTAACGATTATGCGGACAAAAACTATCTTTTTTGCGATTATCTCTTTTATTGCTCTATTGTCGTCTTCTCTGTCGGCTCAGAGCAAAGCCGTTTTAACCGGTAGTGTGTCGGATGCCGAAACCGGAGAGCCTCTTGCCGGTGCTCGAATCGAAGTCAAACACACCAACATAGTAGCCGGTGCCGATGCCGGCGGACATTTCGAGATCAAGAACCTGCCGGCAGGGCAGCATACTAT
This genomic stretch from Porphyromonas gingivalis ATCC 33277 harbors:
- a CDS encoding PGN_0703 family putative restriction endonuclease, which encodes MKDYKKKQQDKQAELCHICCGEETGGKYILSDVWNNIFHGIREKVEEADKFKEIKWWKSRKPTGNMCSSQVACINHLFSFRDNRDAVLAILNALPSHKGKFEDVETYNGHYISFEVESDYARERMGEDPQHPTQIDALILAKDTDGKRWIIPIEWKYTESYGPKSLYKEERGNRYNGFISTIGCFKEDKIKVEDLKNSLFYINPFHQMMRQTLWAKLLTSDECTEKELKAEEYLHVFVAPNANERLYKPERRDKTLNRLHDLERWEKEYLADPSLFICIDPKDLFEEVLDQLGESELKEYLSKRYWCD